TCCAAAAATTAACATACCTCATAACaactgtaataaataaaactaagaCTACCAAAGGCCCTGAAGAAACTGGTACTATTCCAGCCCCATAATAAAGGGCTTGACCACAAGCTGGCGGACACACAGGGACAGTAGTTTCTGCGCAAAAAACAAGGAAACATCTAGAGCATGCTAACTACTAAACTTAACAAATGAATACActgtaaattaaaagaaaaaaaaaaaaacataagaGGATGAAATAAACTACACACagaattatataacaaataaatgttATCAGATTAGAGTATCATGCACAATCTATAAATGCATACAAGGTTTATCAATTCTACAGTTTGACGTAACTATAATTACAGCTAGAAAAATGGAAGCAACATTTCAtgaatgatatatattattaaaatcgtacatatgtatatacgtatttcaGAATACATACCAAATAATTCAACGCTTGTTTCTGCAGTTCCTAATTTATTAGCAGCTCTGCACACATACTCTCCATATTGTCTTTTTTCAATTGTGATCACTCTAATCGTTGTATCAGTATATTGATCCGCAGTTGCAAAATGTGATATACTATAATGCTGATTATTAGACAACTGAACATCATCTTTTAACCATACGATAGCTGGTGGAGGATAAGCTTCTACATGGCACTCTAGATCCATGTCATATTGTAAGGCTTGACCAAGTCGTGGTCTTGGTGCTGTGATGACAGGAGCAAATTCAACTTCAACATTAATATTACGTCTAGCCCCACGACCTACTCCATTTTCAGCTACACAATAATATGTTCCACGATCTTCCTTACGAatcgtagaaattttcaatgtgTTGCCACTGTAATATTTCAACTTGTCAGAACAGAACTCATATAAATGTCTAAAGAACAAGAAGTAACAAACCTACCGATAAATTGATCCACCAGTTGGTAAGA
This Bombus pascuorum chromosome 1, iyBomPasc1.1, whole genome shotgun sequence DNA region includes the following protein-coding sequences:
- the LOC132911666 gene encoding lachesin isoform X1, translated to MKTFFTFLAFAFLYAVKSQRTPTISYISQEQIKDIGETVEFRCSVLYAPDFPVVWTKINKNVANDQLPLSHGSTLIIRDTRFTLKYDDALSTFRLQIKDIQETDAGFYQCKILISLNNYVSANVELQVRRPPIISDNSTRALVVTEGQPVQLDCYAGGFPTPRISWRRENNAILPTGGSIYRGNTLKISTIRKEDRGTYYCVAENGVGRGARRNINVEVEFAPVITAPRPRLGQALQYDMDLECHVEAYPPPAIVWLKDDVQLSNNQHYSISHFATADQYTDTTIRVITIEKRQYGEYVCRAANKLGTAETSVELFETTVPVCPPACGQALYYGAGIVPVSSGPLVVLVLFITVVMRNFYAKY